In Tenebrio molitor chromosome 1, icTenMoli1.1, whole genome shotgun sequence, the sequence TAACAATTATTCGACTGCTCACAGGGACAACATGGAGCGATGGTAAGTAAACGGATTCTAAACTGAAATGGGTTATGTCATTATTTTAACAACGAGATTTTAGGTACAACGAAGTGAAACTCATCACTCAGGAATATTATATGTTTCCACATTTCAATGGAACAACTCCCACAGAGGGACTAATTTACCATTTTACACAGTTCATATGGGCGACTACGACCCACGTGGGATGTGCTAGAATATGGAATCCGAAGAATGAGGCCAATGGCGGCGCGTGGAGATACACAATGCTATGCAATTATAGAGCGCTTAAAGGAAAATCTATGAATGCGGTGGGCcaattagtttttaaattaggAGCGCCGTGCAGTGAATGTCCCTCCGGTATGACATGTAACGATAAATACACTTCTTTGTGTGGAAAACTCGAACCCGTTCCCACCGGTCCTGGAAGAGCCAAAGGATCTGAGCGACTCGTCTCAAGCCGGATAATATCGTTGTGTGCTCTCGTggttttattgtatttttgctGAACCAAcgaatgtaaataaatttcttaaCTGAAACTGTTACTGATGATACTTTCTTacaaatacaacaaaattggaatttttaaaatacatacagtcgcgagcaataaattttggtcgtcaaggtcattctttgacgtaatcgaaaatgctccattgtaaaacagtcgtaaatatcataacctatcattagggcccggattttaggcaattaaaaagtcggaaataggtgcctaaaatagtcccttaaactactgcaaatagtcccttaaaaactgaaaataagccatactaggtccttaaagttgtggttaattaaattaaaaaatgtgtttttaaagttttaagtaggtacacacaacaagatatttactaattattttttattaattaatatacaatactacaagtttgttagttatttacattgttacgtatttacattgcatacaagatattgctctaaattttctactttaaaacattgtcggttatccaccaaaatggacttatattttgaaaaacttctttctacctcgcaagaggtaatgggcgcaaatttgtaataaatttcttccattttggtgtcatgttccggcacatcttcacctctaaaaattcttgccaattctagaagaaatttgtatccaggatttttttcagtaacatcttcaagtttttttaatgctactgctgctacagggcctggagatttttttagggaggtaaatacgttttcaacaattttgattgaatcggttaaaggtaacccatttttttccaattgagtaatactttcgcagattattttaaaattactgcgaacataaattaattggttttttattccgggtttcttcattatagactgtgctttttgaatagcaacagcagaacttccatcaaaggacatgacaacctgtgagtagttaaaaacagtttaacaatcaattaatttgcttatcttttatatacttacttctttaatggaatcaaagtgttcgctgtaaaacatagcagcctgaagccatgttccccatcgtgttaaaattggctgtggaggcagtggcatttcttttagtttttctttgtacatttcaactctcaaaggtgccttaacgaaaatttttttcacgttcgaaattaaattatccacatcttcatattgatagcgaattttttcagccactagatttaaagcatgcgctaagcatgtgacatgcacaatttttggataaaacaccttaaggtgtctaccagattttatcatatatggtgctccatccgttacaaacaaaagaaacttttcagcaacaactctggtactccacaagatttctacgcatagaaattttaaatcaaaataaatttaaaaaagtgaaaaacccttatctaaagattgatttacgaatctagctattgtctcatgatttgttctttctaattgtttagacgccaaaagataagattttccaggttcatcttctgaaagtttcccaaccagacaattcgccacatatcgcccaagtgcatctgttgtttcgtcaactgaaacccatatgttaaaaggatccagctcattccgaatgcggtcaatagtctaaaagtgaaaataattttaaattaaatattaaaagatagtatgttcatacatctttgtagcattttggtaaataatttttccgtaaagtagactcatccggaatttttctaccacaatattttgtcagaaaattctgaaacgcaggattttgtagtttgtgccatggtatattggcagctaaaaagacgttacaaagttccatattgaatgtactatttgccgattcctccaagttctgtgtcagcaacgtttgccgaagcggtgtcataatgttctctttatggatggccgtttgctcatgctgttgcaagtgacattttttttcgcatataaactacaaaaaataaaattttcaaataagtaaaaaatataaaatgacatatttttaattatgcttaacttaccagtttaccacaagctttacaaaacatttctcgggttgattttatttcatataaatctttcttgcttgtccactgtaatattttttcgcgtaaactaattttttgtttcggcattatgttcactttaaacaggttcacaagaaacacgaccactgcacggagataaagtaaacgagaaatgacaaatttgtaatgcttatatttacgtctcccaccaaatttcagaggagatggttaattttatatttcttaaatttttagaaaataacacccttaaggtttctcttattgtttcacttcgggattttaattttcgtttttatggcaaggaccattttataaacgttaaagcttctaacaatacctaagtatcagaaaacattagaccgcgtatacctgcaccccttcgaacagaggcaaacagataaactctgtaatttatgccagtccagtctaatggtttgtggtacttaggtattgtcggagtatttaccgctgacatcatggtcccaaccgtaaaagcgaaaaagtaattcctgtattgtactgcactttgtacatttcagtaattacatctccttaaattttaaaatcataaagcattgtaaattttattgaggtaccacttttacattttcaataccgtaaacttcccagaattcgaaaattgggaaaaaaccgcaaaaatgaaattgatttttggtcattttaggcatgttcaggcagttaaaaggtaaaataggtatttaaagggcattttaggccgaataggcagaatcaaatatggctctaattactctaattaagccagaaatcatttatagacaagtttcatacatgtgccttaaaaaataaaaatagtccattttgcctaaaatccgggccctacctatcatcatgttgtatgacattaattgtcattttttctcaatttttgacactttgttgacgtgggcataatcaggcagggagtttttttaaatttgtgacaatctaaccaaattttgaaatgacattgacgaccaaaatttattgctcgcgacagtacctaaataaattttttcacgatcgggagtagaaatcaacttttcggatgtcaacatcgtgacagaagtagagcattttctccctagggagcaaatatttgctccctagggagttttcatttttttgacagttgtgacaaaaatctaatgggagttttcatttttttttactgttgtgacaaaaatctaattgtgttgtcaaggcaactactaattccattaaattcatcgaaagatgacaactcatttgtcatcatttttttattcttaaaatttgagatttttgtgctgtttctactccctaccgtgaaaaaaatagtatatatacttctggagagaatgctcatttttccctcgctgctttgtagccctcgggcttcgccctctggctacaaactgcaccttaggaaaaatcatgcatttctctccctcaatatataatatactattatcagATCAGAAGGTATTTTACACGACCTATTACATATTAGacattttgtacaatttaGGATACTTTCTGATATCAGATGTCTTAAAACAACGAACATCATACCGCAGGCATTCCTGCAGAGAAGCAAAAAATTATCTTCCTTAGTAAAAAACTGTGATGTGACAAATTCCAAAATTTGGAATTTCAAGGAGGCGTACagttctttcatttttttcctcACTTTAATGTGACATTAACATGTGTTATTTTCGTATGTTCTGTTCAAAAATGTAACATGAGAGGACTAAGAAGTACCAATGGTATTGTGTTTTAGTTGTCAACTTCAGCGTGTCGTTGGGGTCATTGGGACCTAAATTGAAAGGTAAAGGTGTATTTATCAGTTAGGGAAGCCGAAAAATCTTTTCAATATTAAAGTATCCACGTGAGGAATAAACGATACTTGGAAGACTGATGAGATGAATGATTGATTTCGATTTGGTGAAAATAGTGACGGAAagatcaaaatcaaaaatgtaatgtCAGTTATAAAACAGAAATTTATTGATGTAAACAACAGGTTCAGCAGAAATACGATAAAACCACGAGGGCACCCAGCGATATTATCTGACTTGCGACGAGCCGCTCAGATGCTTTGCCATGCGGGGTTGGCGTCGGTGAATCCCTGGGAGCGGGATAGTGTTTTCCACATAAAGAAGTATATTTCACGTTGCATTTCCAGTCGAAGGGACACTTTGTGCACGGAGGTCCTACCTCAAAAATATTACTTCCTTTCATATTCCCAGGTGTTAGACCGGGAGCCGCTTTATAATTGCATATTATCGCCCATTTGTACCAGCTGAAATTATTCGCCGGATTCCATATTCTTGCACATCCCACGCGACGCATACTCCACCACACCAACTGTGTAAGATGGCCAATATGTCCACGGGGTGGGTTTTTATGAACCCACGTTTCATAAAGATATTCGAGACCGTCGACGTATTCCACTTCGTTGTACCTAAAATCTCGATCGGTCAAAATTATCGCAAAATACATTTCGATTGCAAATAAGACGCCTCGTGTGTCCTCCACATCCACTCACCATCTCTCGATGCTCGTCAGGTGATTATCGTCAAACTGTGCACTTACTCCTGCTAGGTTCTGTCCAACTGATGTTTCATCATGCGTAACCCTGCACTTGTCATGACCCGTCACAAAGTACCCTCCGTAGCATTTGGCGATGTATTCGAGCTCTAAGTCGTAGTTGAGTACCACCATGTTACTAATTGTCTTTCCGAacacgtatttttgtggttctTTGCCGGATGcgaaaaaatttcttaattcgTTGTGCTTATCCAGGACATCTTGGCGGAATTGTGTCAAGTTGTCCAGTACTACAGTACGTTGTCCTCTCATCTTGCAATCGCACGCCGAATGTTTCTCGCCTTCGCACTTAGGCACATTCATATTGCAATAGttgaattttgtaaaatcgaattGTCCCTCTGGATCCTGCTCGGAGATGATCGTGGTAATTATGTCTTGCTCTGGTTCTTCCTGTGATGCACATACACTCAATAAGATCATAAACACAAGTGCcctttttattaacattttcttATAACTTTGAAGTTTGTGAGATAAAGCGACGTTTcgaaatatgaaaattaagTTTGTTACGTTGCTATGATATAGTCTCAAAAATGCATTTCATTTTCGTTTGAAAAtgatattgggtgattcaaaatgattgtggcgactatgtacgaaaatttatatggcaactgtgtggatagggtagagttgacatttgtaagACATTTCATAGGCtgcgtttgatttttttataccattgcacattgtttgacaattttcaaacttgcgcgactatgaaatgtcaactctgtcctacccacacagttgccacatacattttcgtacatagttgtcatacttatccacaatcattttgaatcatgcaATATAACCTATTATTACGTTATTAATGTTTTCGTACATTCGTGTTGTTATTTGCTACTACTTACCATTGTTGTTGATACAATCTGTAAGTTGAACTTACCATCCTAATGCGGAATAGTTAATTTCGCAATCAGTGCGCTGTTAGATCACTTTTCACGTATGAggccaaaatttgaaataaatacctgaaaagtgacagcgcacgaatatagACCAACGTTTTTCGTGATCGTTTAAGTcctaaaaaacattaattaattgtaaattctGGTGTTATCTTCGATctatgtcaagttaggtatatacaTTGAAAAGtttgtacagggtgttttcgaagttgaagCGTTCCTTGTACACGAGgtattatactcgtacattattattcttaagaattgtAGCCTGAATCTTCtcagtaaaatgtttttattaacggagataattgattgtatatttttatagttttccaaaaagaaaagatcCTATTCACCAAGAGAATGACCACAACACTACTTGTTGGTGAGGTAACCATGTTCGGAAGTTCTAACCCATGGAAGTTCGAAAACAACAACTATCTGGACACCAGAAAATGGCGCTTAAGGTTAAGTAATGATACTCTGTGCCGTTTAAAACCCTCAGAAGGGCGAATCGTTTAAGTACGGTTCTCTAATACCATCTCCGTTATGTCCAAAGATGGAAGAGTTAAGAACCAAGTTTCCAACAATCAGAGTTATTTGAAGTTGTGTGGAGTGCTAGGACCGGTGCCCAACGACACTCTGAAATTGACAGTTAATGGTAGTTTCATGGTCAGAAACACGATACCACTGGTACTTCTTGGTCCTCTCatgttacatttttcaaaaagattGGTTTTAATGAAACCTACGAAAATAATACATGATAATATCAAATTGTAGTTTGGAATAAAACGAGAAAAACTTTACACACcatatttggaatttggaaGAACTATAGCAAGAAGATAAAGATAGATCTGTTCCCAACTTGAAACGTTTCTCATCTAGAAGCAACGAAATTCATTTATGAGAATCACGACCTGCTAAATAGTCAGAGTGTCTATAGCAGCCTGGGCGTAGACCGAAAAATTCTATTGTTCTCATGATTCTGACATTTGGGGTTGTTTTCGGGGGTTGCTGTACAAAACTTAAAGTATACTTTCCACTCATTTCCAGCAAGAATGGCacggattaattaattaataattgttttgttatggACCCATCTTTATCTGAGATGACCCGCTTAGGAAATAATGTACCTACAGCAAATCCAAGATtgagattataattttaatattattccaGAAATAGGTTTACAACTAACCAAATTTGTTGTTGCTGCATTTACCGCAATATCAGTtctaatatgataaaaaagccAGTTCATAAACACTAACAGCAAAATATGTACTAAAAACCAGAAACACCAAACAGAACTACcatcaactaaattaataaaatttttgttattaaagttacttttaaactgtgagactcttgacattgcactttgacaacttcactgaattcattacatttgtttgtgaggttatgattGTTTAGTGACATTCCCTCCTAAAGTGGCGCCGTGGAGATCACAAGCACTAAAGCTTCGCCCAGGCAGATGTATAGTGAAATATATCAACCATCAAGACGGCGGTGATGAGAATCATGACAATATGTCATAGCAACGTAgtaatcatatttttttatactttCGAAATGTCGCTTTAactgaacaaattttaaaatcataaaaaatgttaaaaaggaCAGTCGTGTTTGTGATGTTGCTGAGTGTTTGCGCATCTCAGGAAGAACCCCAAGCCAACACGACTCTTATGTTTATGGTCGAGGATGCCGAAGAAAAAGTCGATTTTATGACATTCGACTATTGCAAACTTCCCTGCGGTACAGTGAAACATTCGGCATGCAAGTGCAAGATGAGAGCACCACGTACGTACACTGCGGAGGGCGTCGTAGAATTCCGCCAATCTGTCCTCGATAAGCACAACAAATTAAGAAATATGGTCGCATCCGGCAATGAATCGAACGAATTCATGTACGGAAAGACAGCTAGCAACATGATGGTCATCAACTACGACTTAGAGCTCGAATACATCGCCAAATGCTACGGAGGGTACTATGTCTATGGTCATGACACGTGCAGGAGAACTGTTGATAAAGCATGGGTTGGACAGAACTTAGCAGGGACCGGTGGAAATTCTTCGACTGCTCACATGCTCAACATGGAGCGATGGTAAGTAAACGGATTCGAAACTGAAATGGGTTATGTCATTTTAACAACGAGATTTTAGGTACAACGAAGTGAAACTCATCGATAGGGCAGATTATATTTTTCCACATTTCAGTGGAGCAACTCCCAAAGAAGGAACCATTTATCATTTTACGCAGTTCATATGGGCGTCTATGACCCACATGGGATGTGCTAGAATATGGAATCCGAAGAATAAGGCCGACAGCGGCGCGTGGAGATACACAATGCTATGCAATTATAAAGGGCTTAACGGAAAAGCTATGAATATGAAGGAcgaagtaatttttaaattaggaGAGCCGTGCAGTGAATGCCCCTCCAATATGACATGTAACGATAAATACACTTCTTTGTGTGGAAAACTCGAACCCGTTCCCACCGGTCCTGGAAGAGCCAAAGGATCTGAGCGACTCGTCCCAAGCAGGATAATATCGTTGTGTGCCTTCGTGGTTTTATTATACTTTTGCTGAACCTGTTCTTTACATCATTAAATTTCTGTTTTATAACTGACAATATACTTTCGATTTTGGTGTTTTCTTCACTATCTTCACCCCATCGAAATCAATTGATCATCAAGCATCTGAGTATTGCTTTTCTTGAGGTAGGTAC encodes:
- the LOC138141254 gene encoding venom allergen 3-like, with protein sequence MLKSAVVFVILLSANTTIMFMVEGAEEKEDFMTFDYCKLNCQNAKHSACNCKMRAPRIYNDDGVVEYRQAVLDKHNTLRNMVASGNESNEILYGKTASNMMVINYDLELEYIAKCFGGYYTYGHDSCRRTVDKAYVGQNLAGTGNNYSTAHRDNMERWYNEVKLITQEYYMFPHFNGTTPTEGLIYHFTQFIWATTTHVGCARIWNPKNEANGGAWRYTMLCNYRALKGKSMNAVGQLVFKLGAPCSECPSGMTCNDKYTSLCGKLEPVPTGPGRAKGSERLVSSRIISLCALVVLLYFC
- the LOC138141576 gene encoding venom allergen 3-like, with translation MLIKRALVFMILLSVCASQEEPEQDIITTIISEQDPEGQFDFTKFNYCNMNVPKCEGEKHSACDCKMRGQRTVVLDNLTQFRQDVLDKHNELRNFFASGKEPQKYVFGKTISNMVVLNYDLELEYIAKCYGGYFVTGHDKCRVTHDETSVGQNLAGVSAQFDDNHLTSIERWYNEVEYVDGLEYLYETWVHKNPPRGHIGHLTQLVWWSMRRVGCARIWNPANNFSWYKWAIICNYKAAPGLTPGNMKGSNIFEVGPPCTKCPFDWKCNVKYTSLCGKHYPAPRDSPTPTPHGKASERLVASQIISLGALVVLSYFC
- the LOC138141261 gene encoding venom allergen 5-like, with product MLKRTVVFVMLLSVCASQEEPQANTTLMFMVEDAEEKVDFMTFDYCKLPCGTVKHSACKCKMRAPRTYTAEGVVEFRQSVLDKHNKLRNMVASGNESNEFMYGKTASNMMVINYDLELEYIAKCYGGYYVYGHDTCRRTVDKAWVGQNLAGTGGNSSTAHMLNMERWYNEVKLIDRADYIFPHFSGATPKEGTIYHFTQFIWASMTHMGCARIWNPKNKADSGAWRYTMLCNYKGLNGKAMNMKDEVIFKLGEPCSECPSNMTCNDKYTSLCGKLEPVPTGPGRAKGSERLVPSRIISLCAFVVLLYFC